A window of Pyrus communis chromosome 3, drPyrComm1.1, whole genome shotgun sequence genomic DNA:
GAAATTCTACCCTAGGAAAGAATTTCTCTGCTTTAACACAAAGGGTTTCACATACAGTTGGCATCTGAGTATTTAACTACACGCAGAGAGTACGGCACATATAATGCATCAACTATCAATAAAAAGTAAAACCCAGTTGGTGATTTTTAGAGTCCTCCTCAGATAAAGGAGCATCAATTATCAATACAACACTGTATCAGGTACGAAATCGATATTCCAATTGATGCAGCAAGAATCTTGTGCTTTTTCTGAACtgtgcatacatacatacatatattgataTTGATATTTATTGCTTTTTCTGTTGGATTAATCAATTGAAAGTAGAAAAATAATGAATTCCCCAGTTATCCAAAAGGATCATACAATTTACAGGTTAAAATATTAAGGAGGGAGAGCCGGGTCTGGTCTGCTAGACTGTGACCACACGCTACCTCTctgttcttttttctctctttttttaattaaaattttattcttttaatgATTATCTTATTgattaatgaatttatatttttgtttggtCAAAATTTATGACTCAATACACAGAGACTGATAAAAGTACTTGATTCAGGCTTCCCATCTGGCGTTGCAGATTTGGACAAAATATACGCTATGCAATGCAGTTAAGATGGTAAATTTGTAAATTCATGAGCACGTGTGAGGGTGTAATGGGGTACCTCTCTTGCAGCAGCTGATCTGTAAGTGAAAATGTGGGCCAGGGCTGGGATGATGTAGACTGTGAAGCTGACTAGGAGTGATCCAACGGTGGAATTGATTGGTCCAAAGAATGGGAAGATGATGGCCAAGAACCAGATGGGGATCACCACAGGCAGTCTTGCTGCTGCTCTCTTGCACAAACTCTTGCATTCATGCATGCCAATGGCTTTCTCCCACACAAAGTATAGTGGTGTGCATGCAAACCCAAATGTTATAAACTGCAAACACACAATAAAACCCACAGTTTAGATTAcacaaatcaataaaaaaaattcagtaaATCTAAACTACAATGAGTCGGATTTACAACATAAGTGTGACGTGTGACTGGAGAGCGTAACGAGTTAAGTATATGTGTACATGCCTGGTGGATGAGCATTAAAATGACAGCCATGTCTCTGAAGGGAGACttagggaggagagagaaagcgtTGGAGTGGTTAAGAAGCAAGTCTCCAAATGCCCAATACACTGCTGATGCAGAGGGAAGGGTCAGTGTCAGCACATACAGGGTAGCAAATAAATATATGGCCTTGAACTTCTGAGGTTTCCACATAGCATGCATGATCTCCCTGCAATTTCAATTTCCCCCaccaaaattaatcaaattaaatcatcatcttcagcaagtaataataattttctaCAAGAAATGAGGGCATCATGGGAATTTTCTGAAAAATAGTTGTAAATACTGGGGAGAGTACAAGCAGGGGAAACAAgaagatttgatttttcttgaAAAGGATTGATCATTAGATACCCTGGTTAGATCATGTCCCCAACAACAGAAGGTTTAGTCACTTTCAAATGACGTTAAGCCCCTTGTTTTCTGCTTATTTTTGTCCCATGAACagtattcaaaatttttaaaaattacataagcatgtgtaattttgtaattaacaaaaaaaacatgggtttttcttttctcaacatTTAAAAAATAGTGTAAATTGTATACTGCATTTCAAGTTTGTCCTGGTCTGGATTGATGTTGAAAATTAAGGTTTAATTAAATGTgtaaacataaattaaaatgcAGAAAAATAGAAGCCAATATTCTAAATCTGAGGCTTGCGTCTTACACAGTAACAGCATGTCCCCCGAAGGTGTATAGAATGTTTGTGGCCCCGGTGAAGTATAGCACCAGCTTAGTCGGACCAGAGTGCTTCACTCCCTCAACCTATCATAagtttttttacagttttacaaCACAGAAATTACCATGAACAATGAACATGTATGGAGATTTTGTAGGGTAATTAGGTGATTAAAGTTAACAAATTTATTTACCTGGCCATGGAGGAAGGAGGCAATGGTGAGGTACCAAGCAGTGTAAGTGGTCATAACAAGACCCAAAAATGACCAAACTCTGTAGTTGTGAAATGAAGGGATAAAGACAGTGGTGGCACAGCAAGCTCCGAAGATGTAAGTCCAAGTCCTCTTGTCCAGATTATCATTTATGTAATATATATTACTGCAAATTAACAACAACATTTAGAAAGATGCCCACAGTTGCATGGAAATTGAAAAAGGACCAGATATTTATTacttttcacttattttttattggaaaattgatttaaaaatgGAGATGGAGTTAAAGATAAGGGTTAGAGATGCTTAGGTACCTTGCACAAGCTATGAGTTGAATGACAGATCCAAATAGAAGAAATGTGCAGTTAAATGCCAACCCCACGTTCCTCCAGTGTTTCCCAAGCAGTCCATCAAGAACTTCAAACCACTAATCACCAAATAACAAAACCCATGTCAgaatttggcaaaaaaaaaaaacatgggttgCGTGGAAAATGTCGTAAAGATTCACAATCTAGCAACATAACATAAACGATTACACGACGCGTTATTGTTGACATTTATAATTAGAGAGTGAGATGAAGTTCTTGCCTGGATGACATGGTTTCTGAAATcaattttttctctttcttttctggTTCTGTATTCAATATAGAGTGTGCTAATCAGGTAAGCAGTCCAACTGCCCAACAAGCCATAGAAAAGCTGGAAGAGAATCCCAGAGAGCATTCCCAGCTGCGAGAATGAGTACGGCAAAGTAAGCAGAACTTGAGCCACCTGCAAAACACATAACAAAAACCCATACAGACATTAACACAATcacttaccaaaaaaaaaaaaaaagactactttttttcttcaaaaacagACTTTTCACAAACCTGATTGGAAGCACAGCTGAACCAAGCATCATAAGCAGACCCACCATCCCATAAGAACTTGGAGAGCTTGCTCTTGAAGCTCTTGGCCTTCCCATCTGCCTCCATTTCTACATAATTTCCTACCATCACTGTTTCCACCACCTTATCTGATGACTCCATTGCTAAAGAGTTCCCTCCTTTACTCAAATGGGTTGAACTAAAATCTGGTTGTCTTAATTTGTTCAATACAGAAATGTGGTGGGTTTTGAGTTGAATGGTGGCGAAGTTGAGTGAGGAGAGGggtatatatatacaatgcACGAGGTGGGTTCTGGTTCTCGGAAGCCTGAGAAAGTCTACCCCCcgctctctctgtctctctctttctctcccctctctctcctctctctctctctctctctctctcagcctTTGTGAAGGGGGTATTTTTGAGAGAGGCAGACGcctttttcatctttttcttatttatgaGATCACAGTTAAgacacgttaatattttatattaatttttttataaaaataataaaataaaaaataatatgaatataaaatattaactcAACTTAATCATGATCGCATAAAATAAGAGAGAATAAAAAAGACAACTAAATTGgaaggcagacaatctgccttcATTTTTGGGAAGGGAGTAAATCCCTTTTGGGGGTTTGTGGGTGGCTCTGACGAAACCTGATGGTTCTCGGGCCCTTTTTGGTCATTAAAATTAGGGGAATTTTTGTTGTTTAGttcataatattaaattaatatgtgatgttaattagaattttgtttgtaaactaattaattatgtgGAGCGTGAATGGCTTGTCCGCACGAGCGGGTCTACCCGCTTCCCGAGCTGGCTGGATGATTATTACACTTGTTTAGTTACATAATCTCCTTGTTTACTATCCATAATCACCTTCATGCCACACAATTTCTTTTAGATAAAAGTACACATAATCTTTACAATGGCATTCTTGATTGGATCCTAAAGATGataaaatttcttttaaaaaaatagatTCATATTCATATTCTCCTTCTATGACACATTGCgtgaataaaaataaagataaagatGTCATAAATTTGTGGTAGGCAAGGTTTTCTCTAAATATAGTGTCTCGTTGCAATTTTtcaagagaattgttattgtaTTTGTCTTGCAAATGAATTTTAGATGATAATGTGATATCATGTATAAAATGTACATAAAAACATGCATAAGTTATTTATAAAAATGGCAAGTTGCGCTTACATATATAGATTTGATGTCACTTTTTTCTGCATATGTCATCACATGATCGAGAAAGGCAATAGGGAACAAGTtacatgtaaaaaaaattcctaTATGTAGAGTAACAGATGCATCCAAGTGAAGAATTATGTAACCCTATAACAAACAAGGGATGTGTACAAATTACATTGGCTTTCTCTTTTGCGTGGAATGTGCTCCCTAATGAATCTATGCatgcatatttttacattttaggAGTGTTTTTGGAAGGAAATTAAAACAAGCAAAGATTTAGTTTGGTCAAGGGTAATATAGTAAAACCAAAAAATGCAAGtcgtgttaatttttttttcataatttctgTAGAAGAACAAGGTGCTTAGGAGGGAGGGGGACACAGGGCAAGGGAAACAGTGAAGGGGGGAAATTATAACAAAGTAGACCACATGATTGCAGCCAAACGGGCGTGGTCACtttacaagaagaagaaaagctgCTTTTTTCACATGGCTTTTGCTATCTATTGTATTTGCCAACCTCAAAATCTCCTCCTCCCTCAATTGCTTTTTGGTGTGGTGGACTCGAGAACAGAACCTCCCCACTCCCGCTCCCACCACCACCGCTGCTGCTGTAAAAAACAAAGCCCAAATTCCAATCGAAAATCTCACCGCCTTGCAACAGAAAAAAATCTTACTTATTTACTCACTCCACAGCCTTTCACATGGTTCCTTATTATTTTCACTAGAATTCACATCGTGGACAAAATATGTGGCCAATATAAAACACCAGTCTCCACAGTTTTGCTTGCTGCATCATGTGCATGCGCTTGGAAATAGCATCTCCTTTCATATTATCACTCCTTGCTGCTGCATTTTCGTAATGTGATTGTAGGGATTAAAATTTGTGACTTATTTCAACATTAGGATGAGAAGTATTTCTAGATTAATAGCTAGCTAGTTTTATCacgtattttaatttagttattCAAAAATTGTCGGCTAAAAGATTTAAACCGAGAACCTTCTCCAACATCGTAATAACAAAAACAGACAGCCTTCCTAAACCATGCTACAATAAttctttaacaaaaacaaaaggaaaagactagattaataaaataaatgaaaaataaaaaggagtaAAAGGTCcagtatattatatatatagttcACCGTTTTAACCAGATGACAAACATTTGGGTAACTATCGGTAATAATATTACACCAAGAACGTATATATTTTCCTCCACTTTTTCACCTTTTTCAAAGCAGTGTGAAGATTGATAGGGTTTTTGAATTCGAACAACAAAGTCACCCAGAGAGATTACATGATTATCTTCCACCTAATGATGATGAAGCATGATGATGAGTTTGTCCTTATTTAAATAATTAGGATTATAAACCCATTTATGCAGTAGTGCTAATGATTTTAAGAAATCACCACGAATTCATCAGGTGTAAAAAGTTTTGTTTGGATGCAGGGCAACATATTCATGGGTTTTGTTGGGCACCCACGTACATCCTATTCTTTGTTTGGGCATGCTTCCTAGTCTCTATAACCAGAAACATTCCCTGTGACTTGTGTCTCCTTTGACTGAGCCCTCAGCACCATATGATTCTGCATATTATACATGCATGCTTATTCTCACATATTACATCTTATCATCCAGACCCCTTGGTGGTATCACTGTTTATCATATGATATGAGATCTAAAGTACCGCAGGCAGATACCAGatagatatatgtatatatatcaaGGGTTAGCACTCCCCTTCAGATCACTAATACTAGCAGTCTAGTACTGGTTTGGTAGAATGTTTGAAAGCAACTTCAGAGCAAAATGATGCCCTAGTTAGGTCGCCATTGTAGTTTTGTTATGTGAAATCAACAAAGAAATAACTCCATCAAATTGTGCCC
This region includes:
- the LOC137728656 gene encoding auxin transporter-like protein 2, producing the protein MESSDKVVETVMVGNYVEMEADGKAKSFKSKLSKFLWDGGSAYDAWFSCASNQVAQVLLTLPYSFSQLGMLSGILFQLFYGLLGSWTAYLISTLYIEYRTRKEREKIDFRNHVIQWFEVLDGLLGKHWRNVGLAFNCTFLLFGSVIQLIACASNIYYINDNLDKRTWTYIFGACCATTVFIPSFHNYRVWSFLGLVMTTYTAWYLTIASFLHGQVEGVKHSGPTKLVLYFTGATNILYTFGGHAVTVEIMHAMWKPQKFKAIYLFATLYVLTLTLPSASAVYWAFGDLLLNHSNAFSLLPKSPFRDMAVILMLIHQFITFGFACTPLYFVWEKAIGMHECKSLCKRAAARLPVVIPIWFLAIIFPFFGPINSTVGSLLVSFTVYIIPALAHIFTYRSAAARENAVESPPRFLGGWIGSYTINVFVVVWVFVVGFGFGGWASITNFVHQIDTFGLFTKCYQCPPPLPPMVFNTTSAPPPLRHPLPRNHSHTP